In Bradyrhizobium lablabi, one DNA window encodes the following:
- a CDS encoding mechanosensitive ion channel domain-containing protein yields MSNKLFPSILAACALFAFPALAQTGAAPKAAASATNKADVLTPDQAKRALDTLQDDKKRAQMIDTLRAIANASPQAQTAPPAPGPQPAIPLTADSLGAQLLLTVSEQVGEISHEIADMARTLTNFPAFYFWIVRTANDPSAYNQLLDIAWKLALVFGCAFAAEWLMFRIIKRPVALLEARLPQTARASAQTLAMVDPPSSATDVIVEPELHQRRLSLARAWQSLVRLPFVLGRLALELLPVLVFVGVATMLLGTQIGDLAIARLVIFAVVNAYALSRGLICVVRALAGPFGLFRVRAETAAYIEVWARRIVTVAVSGIAFANVALLLGLYRAGYAAVLHLVVLIVHLFIVVIILQCRRQVAQAIRAPAGREGIAARVRDRVAGLWHYLAIALDLALWAVWALNIPNGYSLLLQYFVGTIAVALITRLTTIVVLSLIDRGFRISPDILHRFPGLETRANRYLPLLRKIVSAIIAFIGFVALLEVWGVDAIVWFYGGQIGSRLLSAIVTIGIAALAAAAIWEASNALMDRQLNVLSRDGHFARAARLRTFQPMLRTALLCLIVTVVGLTALSEIGVNVAPLLAGAGIVGIAVGFGSQKLVQDLITGLFLLLENTVQVGDNVSVSGLTGTVENVSIRTIRLRAGDGSVHIVPFSAVTTITNSSRGAGNAAVSVNVSYKEDTDRAGQLLKDIVAEMRREPEYRQAIRGDLELWGVDKVDGSMASIVGQIRCTDSGRWPVQREFNRRMKRRFQECGIEIASAGQTILMQIPAPADVASNSIPRRAAG; encoded by the coding sequence GTGTCGAACAAACTCTTCCCGTCGATCCTGGCCGCCTGCGCGCTGTTTGCCTTCCCTGCTTTGGCTCAGACCGGCGCTGCGCCCAAGGCGGCCGCCTCAGCCACGAACAAGGCCGATGTGCTGACGCCCGATCAGGCGAAGCGGGCGCTCGATACGCTTCAGGACGACAAGAAGCGCGCGCAGATGATCGATACGCTGCGCGCTATCGCCAATGCCTCACCGCAGGCGCAAACCGCGCCACCCGCGCCCGGACCGCAACCCGCGATTCCACTGACGGCGGATAGCCTTGGCGCACAGCTCTTGCTGACGGTGTCCGAGCAGGTCGGCGAGATCTCGCACGAGATCGCCGATATGGCGCGGACGCTGACGAACTTTCCAGCGTTCTACTTCTGGATCGTGCGAACCGCCAACGATCCGTCCGCTTATAATCAGTTGCTCGATATCGCTTGGAAACTGGCGTTGGTGTTCGGTTGCGCTTTCGCCGCCGAATGGTTGATGTTCCGTATCATCAAGCGCCCGGTGGCGCTGCTGGAAGCGCGTCTTCCGCAAACGGCGCGTGCCTCCGCTCAGACGCTGGCTATGGTCGATCCGCCATCCTCCGCGACGGATGTAATCGTTGAGCCCGAACTGCATCAACGGCGCCTCAGCCTGGCGCGCGCCTGGCAGTCGCTGGTCAGACTGCCGTTCGTGTTGGGACGTCTCGCGCTCGAGCTGCTCCCGGTGCTCGTCTTTGTCGGTGTCGCCACGATGTTGTTGGGCACCCAGATCGGCGATCTCGCAATTGCGCGGCTGGTGATCTTTGCGGTCGTGAATGCCTACGCGCTGTCGCGCGGGCTGATCTGTGTCGTCCGGGCGTTGGCGGGACCTTTCGGTCTGTTTCGCGTTCGCGCCGAGACGGCGGCCTATATCGAGGTATGGGCGCGGCGCATCGTTACCGTCGCAGTTTCAGGCATCGCCTTTGCGAATGTGGCACTGCTACTGGGCTTGTATCGCGCCGGCTACGCGGCGGTGCTGCATCTGGTGGTGCTGATCGTGCATCTCTTTATCGTCGTCATCATCCTGCAGTGTCGCCGCCAAGTCGCCCAAGCCATTCGCGCGCCGGCCGGCCGCGAGGGCATAGCGGCCAGGGTGCGCGATCGCGTCGCCGGCCTGTGGCACTATCTTGCGATCGCTTTGGACCTCGCACTATGGGCTGTGTGGGCGCTGAATATCCCCAACGGTTACTCGCTGCTGCTGCAGTATTTTGTCGGGACCATTGCGGTCGCTCTGATCACGCGTCTCACCACCATCGTGGTGCTGAGCCTGATCGATCGAGGGTTCCGTATCAGCCCGGATATCCTGCACCGCTTCCCTGGCCTGGAAACCCGCGCCAATCGCTATCTGCCGCTACTGCGCAAAATCGTCTCGGCTATCATCGCTTTCATCGGCTTCGTTGCACTGCTTGAAGTCTGGGGTGTGGATGCCATCGTCTGGTTCTACGGCGGCCAGATCGGTAGCCGGTTGTTGTCGGCGATAGTGACGATCGGCATCGCCGCGCTTGCGGCGGCGGCGATCTGGGAGGCAAGCAACGCGCTGATGGATCGCCAGCTCAATGTGCTGTCGCGCGACGGTCACTTCGCGCGTGCAGCGCGACTGCGTACCTTTCAGCCGATGCTGCGAACGGCGCTGCTGTGCTTGATCGTCACGGTGGTTGGTTTGACGGCGTTGAGCGAAATCGGCGTCAACGTTGCGCCGTTGCTGGCCGGCGCCGGGATCGTCGGTATCGCCGTCGGCTTCGGCTCGCAGAAACTAGTGCAGGACCTCATTACCGGGCTGTTTCTCTTGCTGGAAAATACCGTCCAGGTCGGTGACAATGTCAGTGTGTCCGGCCTGACCGGGACAGTCGAGAATGTTTCGATCCGCACCATTCGTCTGCGGGCCGGCGACGGCTCGGTGCACATCGTTCCTTTCAGCGCCGTGACGACGATCACCAATTCAAGCCGTGGTGCCGGTAATGCGGCCGTCAGCGTGAACGTTTCCTACAAGGAAGATACCGACCGCGCCGGCCAGTTACTCAAGGATATCGTCGCTGAAATGCGTCGCGAGCCCGAATACCGGCAAGCGATCCGAGGCGATCTCGAATTGTGGGGCGTCGACAAGGTGGACGGCTCGATGGCGTCGATCGTCGGCCAGATTCGCTGTACCGACAGCGGTCGCTGGCCAGTGCAGCGCGAATTCAACCGCCGCATGAAGCGACGA